One Armatimonadota bacterium DNA window includes the following coding sequences:
- the mgtE gene encoding magnesium transporter — MPAEQTHDALLDKLRTSIESSDWSDFETISSSRAADIAEAVTTLEDPRSQAEVLKNLPVEASQEVAAYLDPAVFEEIAPHLPDELLAMFLDAMAMDDAAQIVDELPDARAEALLQLIPEEDAREVRDLLEYPENSVGRLMTAKYARAFRTWTASEVIEHLRQVDPEVETVNTIFVTDELNHLLGVFSLRELIRAEPHQKVEEFMVTDLVTARPEMDQEEAARIVFKYDLLALPILNERGRLLGIVTVDDLADVLISESTEDVLKLAAVDAPTEPYLRQSPFDIARKRVRWLVLLFLAERLTGTVMRHYEHVLDQVVALAFFVPLLLGTGGNAGAQAATTITRALALGEVRLRHIFRVFWREGATGLITGLFIGTIGFINAVVWKSSMDLALTVALAQFLIILYATTIGSVLPLIATRLNIDPALMSAPFVTTLVDASGLVIYFLLAQRMLGIAGG; from the coding sequence ATGCCCGCGGAACAGACCCATGACGCACTCCTCGATAAGCTTCGGACCTCTATCGAATCCAGCGACTGGTCGGACTTCGAGACGATCTCCAGTTCGCGAGCCGCAGACATTGCCGAAGCCGTTACGACGCTAGAAGACCCTCGATCCCAAGCCGAAGTCCTCAAGAATCTCCCTGTTGAAGCCTCTCAAGAGGTCGCCGCCTATCTCGACCCGGCCGTCTTTGAAGAAATCGCGCCGCATTTGCCGGATGAGCTTCTCGCCATGTTCCTGGACGCCATGGCTATGGACGATGCCGCACAGATCGTGGACGAGCTGCCCGACGCACGGGCCGAAGCGCTGCTCCAGTTAATCCCCGAAGAAGATGCCCGAGAAGTTCGCGATCTGTTGGAGTATCCAGAGAACAGCGTCGGGCGATTGATGACCGCCAAGTACGCCCGCGCATTTCGGACTTGGACCGCCTCCGAGGTCATCGAGCACTTGCGCCAGGTCGATCCCGAAGTCGAGACGGTCAACACGATCTTTGTAACGGACGAACTGAACCATCTGCTGGGGGTCTTCTCTTTGCGCGAGTTGATCCGCGCCGAGCCGCATCAAAAGGTCGAAGAGTTTATGGTAACGGACCTGGTCACAGCTCGGCCCGAGATGGATCAGGAAGAAGCCGCTCGCATCGTCTTCAAGTACGATTTGCTCGCCCTGCCCATTCTCAACGAGCGCGGACGACTGCTGGGCATTGTAACGGTGGACGACTTGGCCGATGTTTTGATCAGCGAAAGCACGGAAGACGTGCTGAAACTTGCTGCCGTTGACGCGCCGACGGAGCCCTACCTTCGACAATCGCCGTTCGACATTGCCCGCAAACGCGTTCGATGGCTGGTTCTGCTCTTCTTGGCCGAGAGGCTGACCGGTACCGTCATGCGGCACTACGAGCACGTGCTGGATCAAGTCGTCGCGCTGGCCTTCTTTGTGCCGCTGCTGTTAGGCACGGGCGGCAACGCCGGCGCACAGGCCGCCACCACCATTACGCGCGCGCTGGCTTTGGGCGAGGTTCGCCTGCGCCACATCTTTCGCGTCTTTTGGCGCGAAGGCGCGACGGGATTGATTACGGGGCTCTTCATCGGCACGATCGGCTTCATCAACGCCGTCGTCTGGAAGTCGTCAATGGACTTGGCGCTCACCGTCGCTTTGGCTCAGTTTCTCATCATCCTCTATGCGACGACTATCGGCTCCGTTCTTCCGCTCATCGCTACGCGCCTGAACATCGACCCTGCTCTCATGTCGGCGCCGTTCGTCACCACTCTCGTCGATGCGTCCGGACTTGTCATCTACTTTCTGTTAGCCCAACGAATGTTAGGAATCGCCGGGGGTTGA
- a CDS encoding endonuclease MutS2 codes for MGNGWHARTLEALEFHAVRQTWIDHAQTPLGREAIAQREPTRDLTLAELRQEETAQARRLYDIDPPPGISNAKDVRSEVARAAIGGVLSPDELYKTFDTLKASRQLKERLGARRDDFSALWRYGQSLAAISALEKSIETAVSPSGEILDSASDDLARIRREQKRTAAKLTEQLSQLLGSAKWRDLLQEPIHTIRSGRHCVPVRADRRGQAKGIVHDYSASGSTLFIEPEEIVPLGNRLRELEGEEKEEIEAILYSLSRDVEAHAEAVRAGLEALAQLDLLFAAAQYAIDLRAIRPTLNDKGIWRIAQARHPLLDSASVVPVDIEVGRAFQALIITGPNTGGKTVCLKTIGLLTLMALCGLPVPAQDGAQIAVPGGIYADIGDEQSLQQSLSTFSGHIKHIAHYVDVAGANDLILLDEVGAGTDPSEGAALAKAILTRLAQKGARIIATSHYGELKAFAYQREGFQNAAMEFDMETLRPTYRLRLGAPGASHALPIAKRLGLDPNVVDAAMSLLGAQEADLQSMMRKLEEAQLTTERSQKELAEERRAVNELRAELERKIEQAEEARLKAREHAQAEIDAIVSQIRQEADQALKTLRAAPKESKETFEAETKIRNLDARLPQRPKKKSVKSDRPVEKGAKVRADGFPGIGTVIEMTKAGKAKVAFNKMTTELDISDLQVVEPVKATKVQVSASKVLRDRAFNTARELDLHGVRADEAEPQIDKFIDDCLAAGMSYARINHGKGAGILKKLVRERASHLSFVSKIESASFDDGGDGVSIVHFKKR; via the coding sequence ATGGGCAACGGCTGGCACGCGCGCACGCTCGAAGCGTTAGAGTTCCATGCCGTCCGGCAAACCTGGATCGACCATGCCCAGACCCCGCTGGGACGAGAAGCCATCGCACAAAGAGAGCCGACCAGAGACCTAACCCTTGCCGAACTGCGACAAGAAGAGACCGCCCAAGCCCGCCGCCTCTACGACATCGATCCGCCGCCCGGCATCTCCAACGCCAAGGACGTTCGGAGCGAGGTCGCACGGGCCGCCATCGGCGGCGTCCTTAGCCCCGATGAACTTTACAAGACCTTCGACACCCTCAAAGCCTCTCGCCAACTAAAAGAGCGTCTCGGCGCCCGCCGAGACGACTTCTCTGCCCTTTGGCGATATGGCCAATCGCTCGCCGCCATTTCTGCGCTTGAGAAAAGCATCGAGACCGCCGTCTCTCCCTCTGGCGAAATCCTGGACAGCGCCAGCGACGACCTGGCCCGCATCCGTCGCGAACAAAAGCGCACAGCCGCCAAGCTGACCGAGCAGCTCTCCCAACTCCTCGGCAGCGCCAAATGGAGAGACCTGCTTCAAGAGCCGATCCACACCATCCGGTCGGGCCGACACTGCGTGCCCGTGCGCGCCGACCGTCGCGGCCAGGCCAAGGGCATTGTGCACGACTACAGCGCCAGCGGATCGACCCTCTTTATCGAGCCCGAGGAGATCGTGCCCCTTGGCAACCGCCTTCGAGAATTGGAAGGAGAAGAGAAAGAAGAGATCGAGGCGATCCTTTACTCCCTCTCGCGCGATGTCGAAGCGCATGCCGAGGCTGTCCGCGCTGGACTAGAGGCGCTCGCTCAACTGGATTTGCTCTTTGCGGCCGCCCAATACGCCATTGACCTTCGCGCTATCAGACCGACGCTCAACGATAAGGGCATCTGGCGCATTGCTCAGGCTCGGCATCCCCTGCTCGATTCGGCTTCCGTCGTGCCGGTCGACATCGAGGTCGGGCGTGCATTCCAAGCGCTCATTATCACAGGCCCAAATACCGGCGGCAAGACTGTCTGCCTCAAAACGATCGGCCTGCTGACTCTGATGGCGCTGTGCGGTCTGCCCGTGCCCGCTCAAGACGGCGCCCAGATAGCCGTGCCGGGCGGCATTTACGCCGACATTGGCGACGAGCAGAGCCTGCAGCAATCGCTCTCCACCTTCTCCGGCCATATCAAGCACATCGCGCATTATGTCGATGTCGCCGGAGCCAACGATCTGATCCTGCTGGACGAGGTCGGCGCAGGAACCGATCCGAGCGAAGGCGCCGCTCTGGCCAAGGCGATCCTAACTCGATTGGCACAGAAAGGCGCTCGGATCATCGCCACCTCGCACTATGGCGAACTGAAAGCCTTTGCATACCAGCGCGAGGGCTTCCAAAACGCTGCGATGGAGTTCGACATGGAAACGCTGAGGCCGACCTATCGCCTTCGATTGGGCGCTCCCGGAGCCAGCCATGCCCTACCCATTGCCAAACGGCTGGGACTGGACCCGAACGTGGTCGATGCGGCCATGAGCCTCCTGGGCGCTCAAGAGGCCGACCTGCAATCGATGATGCGGAAGCTAGAAGAAGCGCAATTGACAACCGAACGATCCCAAAAAGAACTGGCCGAAGAGCGTCGAGCCGTCAATGAACTTAGAGCCGAACTTGAACGGAAGATCGAGCAAGCCGAGGAGGCTCGTCTGAAAGCACGGGAGCACGCACAGGCAGAGATCGATGCGATCGTCAGCCAGATTCGCCAAGAAGCCGACCAGGCGCTCAAGACCCTGCGCGCCGCGCCCAAAGAATCAAAGGAGACATTTGAGGCCGAAACCAAAATCCGCAATCTGGACGCGCGGCTCCCTCAAAGGCCGAAGAAAAAGAGTGTAAAATCCGACCGCCCCGTAGAAAAAGGCGCCAAGGTTCGAGCGGACGGCTTCCCCGGCATAGGCACAGTGATAGAAATGACCAAGGCTGGAAAAGCCAAGGTTGCCTTTAACAAAATGACCACCGAACTGGACATTTCAGACCTTCAGGTCGTAGAGCCTGTAAAGGCGACCAAGGTTCAAGTCTCTGCCTCCAAGGTCTTGCGCGACCGTGCCTTCAATACAGCCAGAGAACTCGATCTGCACGGCGTTCGAGCAGATGAGGCCGAACCCCAAATCGATAAGTTTATCGACGACTGCCTGGCGGCTGGGATGTCCTACGCCCGCATCAACCATGGCAAAGGGGCCGGCATTCTTAAGAAGCTTGTCCGCGAACGCGCCAGCCATCTATCGTTCGTATCCAAGATCGAATCGGCCTCGTTCGACGACGGCGGCGACGGCGTATCGATAGTCCACTTTAAGAAACGCTAA
- the nrdR gene encoding transcriptional repressor NrdR produces MRCPYCGDMEDHVVDSRPTYDGKAIRRRRECIRCEKRYTTFERIEDRPLMVIKKDNRREAFDREKILKGMRTACRKRPVGMQTLEDAVDDIEREIYNRMDPEISAQELGRLVMEKLRSVDSVAFVRFASVYKEFREPSQFEEAVAMVGSQS; encoded by the coding sequence ATGCGCTGTCCCTATTGCGGAGACATGGAAGATCACGTGGTCGATTCGCGACCGACGTACGACGGCAAGGCGATTCGTCGGCGTCGCGAATGCATCCGGTGCGAAAAGCGGTACACCACGTTCGAGCGCATCGAAGACAGGCCCCTGATGGTGATTAAGAAGGACAACCGACGAGAGGCATTTGACCGCGAGAAGATCCTAAAAGGCATGAGAACAGCGTGCAGAAAGCGTCCTGTGGGGATGCAAACGCTGGAAGACGCCGTGGACGACATCGAGAGAGAGATTTACAACCGCATGGACCCCGAGATCAGCGCGCAAGAGCTGGGCAGGCTCGTAATGGAGAAGTTGAGAAGCGTCGATTCCGTCGCCTTTGTCCGCTTTGCCTCTGTGTACAAGGAGTTCCGAGAACCTAGTCAGTTCGAAGAGGCCGTGGCGATGGTCGGCTCGCAAAGCTAA